GCGGGGTCGAGGGTGGCCCTCGTCGACGTCGAACGCGTCGGCGGCGAACAGCCGGACCTCGTCCGGGCCGAGGTCGTGGTCCCAGTAGCGAACGGGATAGCTCTCGTGCAGGATCGCCGACACCGACGCGTCGGTGCGGGCCTTGCGGCGTTCGCGGTCGTCGTCGGCGGACTTGGTGCCGGGAAGTGTCGGCGCGGAGAACACCAGCGTCCCCGCGTCGCGCGCCACCATCACCCCGCTGACGCCACCCGGCCGGGCCACCACCCGGCGGGCCTCGCCGCCTCCGGCGGGCAGCACCCACAGGGCGGGCTTGTCGGCGTCGTTCCCGTCGCCGGTGGGCGCCTCCGCCGAGCCGGGGTCCTCGGTGTCGTCCGTATTCCCGGACCGCGCGGACTCCGGCGGCTCCGGCCACTCCTCGTGCGGGCGCTTGGCCACGAACAGCAGCGAGCCGTCGGGCAGGAACGCCACGCCGCCCTCCCCGGTGGTGCCGCGGGTGAGCCGCCGCGCCGGGCGGGCGCCGGAGGGATCGACCTGCCACAACGACGTGACGTACTTCTTGCGGTCGGGCGCGAGCTGCTGGGCGGCGGCCACCAGCCGGCTGCCGTCGGGCGCCAGCCACAGACCGGCGAGCCGGCGCAACGCTACGTAGTGATCGAGATCATGGAAGGGGGTGGCCGTCTCCGCAGTCATGTCGATCAGCCTAGAGGGGGGCGCCCACCCGGGGCGACGATGATCTTCGGCCACCCGGGCCCACTCCGGCCAGGGCTGCCCGGTCGACGGTCCGGACGCCGGCCGGATCGACCCTTCTGTCGAGGGCGCGGTTCGCGTCCGGGCGGCGGGCTCAGTCGGTGCCGCAGGCGGCCGGACGATCTCCACGCAGGTTGCGGCAGCACCCGGCCGGGCAGTTGCCCCAGGTCGGCCCCAGCGAGCCGGTCAGCTCGGGCAGCCCAGTCGGCGCCACGTCACCGACACTGCCGGGCTCTCCCCCGCCGCGCTCCGAGTCGTCGTGTTCCGAGTCGTCCGCGGCGACCCGCTCCCGGACGAGGTCGCCGACCATACGGACGAACCTCGGATCGATCCCCGGCGTGGCCACCCGGGTGAAGGCCAGCCCGAGGCGGTCGGCGGTGGCACGGGCCTCGGTGTCCAGGTCGTACAGCACTTCCATGTGGTCGGAGACGAAGCCGATCGGCACCACCGCGACGCCCCGCACTCCCTGGCCGGCCAGCGCTGTCAAGTGGTCGTTGACGTCCGGCCCCAGCCACGGCTGGCTCGGCGGTCCGGACCGGCTGCAGTAGACGAGATCCCATCCGGCTTCCCGGCCGGTCCGGGCGGCCACCTCGCCGGCCACGGCCGTCGCGACGTCACGGTGTTCGGCGACGTAGCGGCCGCCCTCGGGTCCGCTGGCGTCGTTCATCGCCTCGGGCACCGAATGGGTGACGAACACGATCCGCGACCCGGCCGGCAGGCCCTCCAGCGCCTCGGCCGTTCCGTCCACGAACGGGGCGACGAAACCGGGACGGTTGAAGTAGTGCGGCAGCCGGACGAGCTCCGGTGCGCCCTCGCCCACCTCGGCCAGCGCGTCGGCGAGGTTCTCGCGGTACTGCCGGCAGCCGGAGTAGGACGCGTAGGCGCTGGTGAACAGGCACGCCGCCCGCCGGACCCCGTCCGCGCGCATCCGGGCCAGCGTGTCGGACAGGTAGGGGTCCCAGTTGCGGTTTCCCCAGTAGACGGGGAGGTTCGGGCCGTCGGCCCGCAGGTCCTCCTCCAGCTCGGCCTTCAGTGCCCGGCACTGGTCGTTGATCGGGCTGCGGCCGCCGAAGAGGAAGTAGTGCTGGCCCACCTCGGCGAGGCGTTCGCGAGGAATGCCCCGCCCGCGGGTGACGTTCTCGAGGAATGGCACGACGTCGTCCGGTTTTTCCGGTCCGCCGAACGAGACCAGCAGGACGGCATCGATCGGGACGGCTCGCATGGTCCCGATATTCGCAGGTGCCCTGTCGGTGTTGCTCGTTAGGGTGAGCGGTGCGGTTCCCCGGACCCGTCGCCGCACTTCGCGCAGTACGTGAGGCACCGCACCACCACGTCATCAGCAGCGCACCAGCACGTCACCACCACGTCCCGACCGACCCCCACCGTGAGCCGCCCTGCCATGTTCAGCCCCTACCGCACGATCCTCGGCCTGCCCGGGACCCTCTCCTTCTCCCTCACCGGCTGGTTCGCCCGGCTTCCGCTGTCGATGGTCGGGCTCGGCCTGGTCCTGCTGGTGTCGGCCACCACCGGCTCCTACGGCCTGGCCGGCACGATCTCCGCGTCGTACGTCATCGCGGCGGCGGTGCTCGCCCCGGTGCAGGCCCGCCTCGTCGACCGGCACGGGCAGCACCTCGTCCTTCCCCTGATCGCGGCGCTCAACGCGGTCGCGCTGGGCGGCCTGATCGTCGCCGTCCGCGCCGGCGTCGCGTCCCCGCTCCCCCAGGCGCTGGCGGCGGTCGCCGGTGCGTCCGGGCCGCTGGTCGGTTCCTACGTCCGGGCCCGGTGGACCCACCTGCTCGAGGGCAGGCCGGAGCTGCACACGGCGTTCGCGCTGGAGGCGCTGCTGGACGAGGTCGTGTTCATGGTCGGCCCGCCGCTGGTGACCCTGCTGGCCACCACGGTGAGCCCGGTCGCGGGGCTGGCGACGGCCATCGTCGCCGGCATCGTCGGCGCCTGCCTGCTGGCCGCGCAACGGCGTACGCAACCACCGGTCCACCGTCCCGGCGGCGGGCAGCTGGTGAAGCCGCCGCTCGGCTGGCCGGTGCTCGGCCCGGTCGTCGTCGCGTGCGCTGGTCTCGGCGCGCTGTTCGGCAGCGCCGAGGTCGTGGTCGTCGCGGTCGCCACCGACGCGGGCCACCGGTCCGCGTCCGGTCTGCTGCTGGCCGGCTGGGCCACCGGAAGCATGCTGTCGGCGCTGGCGATGGGCGCGATGCGGCTGCGGATGCCGCCGATGAAGCGGTTCCGGCTCGGCGCCGCCGCGATCGCGGCGACGATGCTGCCGCTGCCGTTCATCAGTCACCTCGGCGTGCTCGGCGTCGTCCTCTTCCTCGCCGGGTTCGCGATCTCGCCCACGCTGGTGTCGAGCATGGCGGTCGTGCAGCGCACGGTCCCGGCCGCGCGGCTCAACGAGGGCATGGCCTGGACCACCACCGGGATGGCCGCGGGCGTGGCGGCCGGCGCCGCCGTCGCGGGCCAGGTCGTCGACGCCGCGGGCGGCCGCGCGGGCTTCTACGTCCCCCTCACCGCGGGAGTCCTGACCGTGCTCGTCGCGTTCGTCGCCAGGACACCACGACGACGTGCGGCCGCCGACGTCGCCGGGCCCGTCGAGCTGACCACGACCTGAGCCCGGCCCTGGCGGGGTTCATGACGCCGTGACGTCGGTCCCTCTCGCGACCAGGGACCGACGTCGACGCGCGGGGCAGACGTTAGGGTCTGAGCGAAGACGGCTCCACCCGAGACCACGGATCAGTCGAACCGCCTCGGGTGTCTCCGGCGCGGTGCCTGGCATCGTCTCCCCGGTACGCGAGAGACTGTGCAGGCTCGAGATGTGGGGAGGCACACTGTGCGCGACGTCAGGCTGGTACACCTCAGCGACGACGGCACCCATCTGCTCCTGACTCACGAGGGCTCGGGGGAGGAGTTCGCGCTCAAGATCGACGACCGGCTCCGCGGAGCCGTCGTCAGTGACCGGGCGCGGCAGGGTTCGGCGCCGCTGGAGAAGCAGAGCAGGCTCCGGCCCAAGGAGATCCAGGCTCGGCTGCGTGCCGGTGAGTCGTCGGAGTCCGTCGCCGCGGCCGCCGAGGTGCCGATCGAGCGGATCCTGCGCTACGCCGGTCCCGTGCTGGCCGAACGCGAGTACACCGCCGGGCAGGCCCGCCGCTGCGCCCTTCGCCGCAACGGGCGCGAGGGTCCGGCACAGATTCTCGACGAGGCGGTCGGCAGCCGGCTGGACGCGCTCGGGATCGGCCGCGACCACGCCACGTGGGACGCTTGGCGCACCCCCGAGGGCCGCTGGGCGGTCACCGTCACCTTCGCGTTCGAGGGCGACGAGCACCGCGCGATGTTCAGCTACGACCCGCTCGGCCGGGTCGTCGTCACCTCCGACGCCAAGGCACGAGCCCTGGTCGGTGAGGCGCCGATGGACAGCATCGTCCCGCCGCCCGCCGCACCGGCGGCACCCGAGCCCGCCGCCGAGCCGCTGTCGCGGGAGGCCCACCGGCTCCGGCTCGCCCCACCGCCGGCCGAGGCCAGGCCGGACACCGAGGACACCATCGACCTCTCGCACAGCATCGGCCGCCAGCTCGCCGCCGGGCAGGGCCCGCGCGCGGTGCCGGCAGACCGGCCGAGCACGCGTGGCACCGGGAACGCGAACGAACCCGACGACCTCGATCCCGACGAGGTTCCCGACCTGAACGAGGCGCCGGAGACCGAGCCGGCGGCAGCGTCCGCACCGGCGGACGAGCTCCCGCCGCCCCCGGCACCCGCCGCGGCCCGGAAGGCCCACGGCACCCGGACCGAGGTCGCCCCCGAGCCGGAGGATGCCGAGCCGGACGAGCCTGCCGAGCCGGAGGTGGCTGCCGCGAGCGAGCGCGCCACCGGCGAGAAGGACGAGAGGGAACACGAAGAGCAGGAGCAACAGCCCGTTCCCGAGCAACCCGCCCGCCGTCGGGCGGCGGAGGCCCGGCGGCGCCGGGCACGTGCCGCGGGCGGCAAGGGCAAGGGCCGCAGCGCCGTGCCCAGCTGGGACGACATCCTGTTCGGCGGCGGACGCGGTTCGGAGTAGTTCTCCCCTGCAGGCCGCTTCGTCCCGACTCGGGACGGCCCGGTTCGTACCGAGCCGTCCCGAGTCGGAAGGCTCCGTCCTGAGGAACGGTTCGTACTGCGCGGCCCGGTTTCGCCCTGCCCGCGCTGGACATGGCGTCCGGATGCTGGACGCGAGGTTAGGCCCGGCCGAAAGGCTGGCAGACTCCCGCTATGCGTTCTGGCGTCCTGCACCGCTGTTGTTGTTGCTGCTGACCTCATCCGGTCCCGCGGCCTGCCGCCGCAGCAACAACCAGCTTCCAGAGGACGCCCGCGATGGATTTCGCTGCCTGGACTCGCACTCTCTTCGACCGCGGCCTGCGCGTCGTGCCGCCGAGCCACCCCGCCCCGGTGCGGCTGTGGGCCCTGCTGCCGGCCGGCGGGCTGCTGCACTTCCGCTGCCACGGCACGACCGTGGACCTCGAGCGCTACGCCGAGGGTGACTTCCTGTTCGCCGACCCGGCGGGCCGTTGCGACTGCGGCTGCGGCCAACACCTGCCCGCTCCGCAGGCGCCGCCCCGGCTGGTGCTGCGTAAGGACGCGCGACCCGTCGGCGGCGTGCGCTACGACGGCGCGGCCGAACGCGGCTGGCGTGGTTACAAGGCCGGGCTGTTGTCCGTCGACGCGGCAGCGGAGGTGTTCGACCGACTGCTCGCCGACCTCGTCCCCCACCTCACCGCGGGTGCCGGCGGATTCACCGGGACGCCCGCGGTCCGCAGGTCAGCCGTTCGGAGCTCAGCCGTTCGGAGCTCAGCCCCGGTCCGGGCCGGTGGCCACCGGGCGCCGGCGGTCGGACACCCAGTCTGACCAGGAGCCGACGTACAACCCGGCGCGTACGCCGGCCAACTCCAGGGCGAGCACCTGCTGCGCCGCGCTCACCCCGGAACCGCAGTAGGTGCCCACGACGGATCCGCCCTCGGCCGGGTCCGGCCCGGCCGATGCCGCGTCCTGCCCCGGCACGTCGGCTGCCGGTGAATCGATCCCCAGCGCCGCGAACCGCTCCCGAAGCTGGGTGGCGTCCAGGAGCCGGCCGTCGGCGTCGAGGTTCGCCGCGGTGGGAGCGCTCAGCGCACCGGGGATGTGCCCGCCCACCGGGTCGACGGGTTCGGTCTCACCGCGGTAGCGCTCCCCCGCCCGGGCGTCGAGGAGCAGGCCGGACCGGGCGAGCCGGGCCGCCTCGTCCACGTCGAGGACCGGCATGCCACCCGGCCGGGCGGTGAAGTCGCCCGCGACCTCGACCGGTGCCTGCTCCCCCGTCTCGACCGGTTGCCCGGCTCCGGCCCAGGCGGCGAACCCGCCGTCGAGCACGCGTACCGAGCGGTGGCCGAAGTACCGCAGGCACCACCAGGCGCGCGCGGCGCCGAACCCGTCGGGGGCGCCGTAGACCACCACGTCGCTGTCGGTCCGTACGCCGAGGTCACGCATGGCCGCGGTGAACACCTGCGCGGAGGGCAGGGGGTGCCGCCCACCGCCGGCCGGATCGGCCGGACCCGACAGCACGGTGTCGAAGTCGACGTACCGCGCGCCGGGCACGTGCCCGGCGCGGTAGACCTCCGGGGCCGGTGGCCCGGCAAGCGTCCACCGGACGTCGAGGACGACGGGCGGCTGGTCACCAGCCAGCCAGGTGACCAGATCGGGCACGGAGAGGATCGGGCTCATGGCGGCCAGTCTTCCAGGCGGTGGACCGGTGATCGACCGGTGTCCGGCGATCTGACAGGCTGGGCAGCCCGGCTGCCCGCGAGCGCCGGCCGCCGAGGAGGGTTCGATGCCGACGTCCGCGTTCCCCGGCCCCGACAGTGCCCGTTCCGGTGCTACCGATGCCGACGCCGATACCGGTGCCACTTCCGCTGCCCGTTCCGGTACCACCGCTCCGCGCCGGCTGCGTCCCGGTGACCGGGTGGCGGTGGTGGCACCGTCCGGCCCCCTGGTGCCGGAGTACCTCGACAAGGGTGTGGCCGTCCTGCGGTCCTGGGGCCTGGAGGTGGAGGTCGCACCGCACGCCCGCGACCGGCACCCCACCTTCGACTACCTCGCCGGCGCCGACGCCGACCGGGCCGGCGACCTGACCGGCGCGTGGTGCGACCCGGACGTGGCGGCGATCTTCTGCGCCCGCGGCGGCTACGGCGGGCTCCGCATCCTCGACCTGCTCGACTGGGACGCGATCGCCGCCGCCCCGCCGAAGGTGTTCACCGGCTCCAGCGACATCACCGCGCTGCACCAGGTGATCGGCTCCCGGCTCGGAACACCCACGGTGTTCGGGGCGATGGTGGGATCGGCGTCGTTCGTGGACGACCCGGCCGCCCAGGAGAACCTCCGCCGGCTGCTGTTCGAGCCGGATGCCGGCCTGGTGCTGTCCGGGCCGCTTGCGCAGACCATGGTGCCCGGCCGGGCACGGGGGCGCACCGTCGGCGGCAACCTCAGCCTGGTGGTTTCCGGGCGCGGGGTTCCCGACGTCGCCCCGCCACCGCCGGGGTCGATCGTCCTGCTCGAGGACGTCACCGAGGAGCCGTACCGCATCGACCACTTCGTGACACAC
This Actinopolymorpha cephalotaxi DNA region includes the following protein-coding sequences:
- a CDS encoding ferrochelatase, encoding MRAVPIDAVLLVSFGGPEKPDDVVPFLENVTRGRGIPRERLAEVGQHYFLFGGRSPINDQCRALKAELEEDLRADGPNLPVYWGNRNWDPYLSDTLARMRADGVRRAACLFTSAYASYSGCRQYRENLADALAEVGEGAPELVRLPHYFNRPGFVAPFVDGTAEALEGLPAGSRIVFVTHSVPEAMNDASGPEGGRYVAEHRDVATAVAGEVAARTGREAGWDLVYCSRSGPPSQPWLGPDVNDHLTALAGQGVRGVAVVPIGFVSDHMEVLYDLDTEARATADRLGLAFTRVATPGIDPRFVRMVGDLVRERVAADDSEHDDSERGGGEPGSVGDVAPTGLPELTGSLGPTWGNCPAGCCRNLRGDRPAACGTD
- a CDS encoding MFS transporter; translated protein: MSRPAMFSPYRTILGLPGTLSFSLTGWFARLPLSMVGLGLVLLVSATTGSYGLAGTISASYVIAAAVLAPVQARLVDRHGQHLVLPLIAALNAVALGGLIVAVRAGVASPLPQALAAVAGASGPLVGSYVRARWTHLLEGRPELHTAFALEALLDEVVFMVGPPLVTLLATTVSPVAGLATAIVAGIVGACLLAAQRRTQPPVHRPGGGQLVKPPLGWPVLGPVVVACAGLGALFGSAEVVVVAVATDAGHRSASGLLLAGWATGSMLSALAMGAMRLRMPPMKRFRLGAAAIAATMLPLPFISHLGVLGVVLFLAGFAISPTLVSSMAVVQRTVPAARLNEGMAWTTTGMAAGVAAGAAVAGQVVDAAGGRAGFYVPLTAGVLTVLVAFVARTPRRRAAADVAGPVELTTT
- the sepH gene encoding septation protein SepH; the encoded protein is MRDVRLVHLSDDGTHLLLTHEGSGEEFALKIDDRLRGAVVSDRARQGSAPLEKQSRLRPKEIQARLRAGESSESVAAAAEVPIERILRYAGPVLAEREYTAGQARRCALRRNGREGPAQILDEAVGSRLDALGIGRDHATWDAWRTPEGRWAVTVTFAFEGDEHRAMFSYDPLGRVVVTSDAKARALVGEAPMDSIVPPPAAPAAPEPAAEPLSREAHRLRLAPPPAEARPDTEDTIDLSHSIGRQLAAGQGPRAVPADRPSTRGTGNANEPDDLDPDEVPDLNEAPETEPAAASAPADELPPPPAPAAARKAHGTRTEVAPEPEDAEPDEPAEPEVAAASERATGEKDEREHEEQEQQPVPEQPARRRAAEARRRRARAAGGKGKGRSAVPSWDDILFGGGRGSE
- a CDS encoding sulfurtransferase yields the protein MSPILSVPDLVTWLAGDQPPVVLDVRWTLAGPPAPEVYRAGHVPGARYVDFDTVLSGPADPAGGGRHPLPSAQVFTAAMRDLGVRTDSDVVVYGAPDGFGAARAWWCLRYFGHRSVRVLDGGFAAWAGAGQPVETGEQAPVEVAGDFTARPGGMPVLDVDEAARLARSGLLLDARAGERYRGETEPVDPVGGHIPGALSAPTAANLDADGRLLDATQLRERFAALGIDSPAADVPGQDAASAGPDPAEGGSVVGTYCGSGVSAAQQVLALELAGVRAGLYVGSWSDWVSDRRRPVATGPDRG
- a CDS encoding S66 peptidase family protein yields the protein MPTSAFPGPDSARSGATDADADTGATSAARSGTTAPRRLRPGDRVAVVAPSGPLVPEYLDKGVAVLRSWGLEVEVAPHARDRHPTFDYLAGADADRAGDLTGAWCDPDVAAIFCARGGYGGLRILDLLDWDAIAAAPPKVFTGSSDITALHQVIGSRLGTPTVFGAMVGSASFVDDPAAQENLRRLLFEPDAGLVLSGPLAQTMVPGRARGRTVGGNLSLVVSGRGVPDVAPPPPGSIVLLEDVTEEPYRIDHFVTHLLRAGYFEGVAGIALGSWVECGDLATVRALLADRLGGLGVPIIWELGFGHCPAQLAVPLGAQVELVADPEAGAAQLVLTETIG